The following are from one region of the Sandaracinus amylolyticus genome:
- a CDS encoding amidohydrolase family protein → MPADRAIPAHACDAHAHVIGPTMIASRSYTPREASVAEYLAMLDAHGIARGVLVQISVHGTDNRVLLAALGAHRERLRGIAVVDAGAPDDELERMKRAGIVGLRLNAAFGGGPRLDELERIAARCRELDWHLELLLDRRALPDLAPRLERLPVPFVLDHLGHVPMSAGIAHPAFQAMLALLRHADCWVKLSAAYRVSATGPPHQDTIPFARALVAARPDRVVWGSDWPHTAHTGPTPRIAALLELLGEWAPDAARRDAILVDNPARLYGFG, encoded by the coding sequence GTGCCGGCTGATCGCGCGATCCCGGCGCACGCGTGTGATGCGCACGCCCACGTGATCGGGCCGACGATGATCGCATCGCGGAGCTACACGCCTCGTGAGGCCTCGGTCGCCGAGTACCTCGCGATGCTCGACGCGCACGGCATCGCGCGCGGCGTGCTGGTGCAGATCAGCGTGCACGGGACCGACAACCGCGTGCTGCTCGCGGCGCTGGGCGCACATCGCGAGCGACTGCGCGGGATCGCGGTGGTCGACGCCGGCGCGCCCGATGACGAGCTCGAGCGGATGAAGCGCGCGGGCATCGTCGGGCTGCGGCTCAACGCGGCGTTCGGCGGAGGCCCGAGGCTCGACGAGCTCGAGCGCATCGCCGCGCGCTGTCGCGAGCTCGACTGGCACCTCGAGCTGCTCCTCGATCGTCGTGCGCTGCCGGATCTCGCGCCGCGCCTCGAGCGACTGCCGGTCCCCTTCGTGCTCGATCATCTGGGGCACGTCCCGATGTCGGCGGGGATCGCGCACCCCGCGTTCCAGGCGATGCTCGCGCTGCTGCGACATGCCGACTGCTGGGTGAAGCTCTCCGCCGCGTACCGCGTGTCCGCGACCGGCCCGCCGCATCAAGACACGATCCCGTTCGCGCGCGCGCTCGTCGCTGCGCGGCCCGATCGCGTGGTGTGGGGCAGTGACTGGCCGCACACCGCCCACACCGGGCCGACGCCGCGGATCGCTGCGCTGCTCGAGCTGCTCGGCGAGTGGGCGCCCGATGCCGCGCGACGCGACGCGATCCTCGTCGACAACCCCGCGCGACTCTACGGCTTCGGGTAG
- a CDS encoding MFS transporter, which produces MTSGWFTGMSPPERRTFWSCFWGWALDAMDVQIYSLVIPTILAVWSLSTSEAGEIATATLVSSAVGGWIAGALADRIGRVRTLQLTILWFSIFTLVCSVAQRFEHLLLARTLMGLGFGGEWTAGAVLIGEVIRPEHRGRAVGTVQSGWAVGWALALVAQTVTFQIFEPEIAWRALFVVGVAPAVMVFFLRRFVTEPRVFEETRELGERPRVREIFARPVLRITILTSLLTTGAQGGYYAIATWLPTYLETERGFGALHTSASLAVVIAGSFTGYLAGAHLADRIGRRGLFVVFAICATAIVFVYTSVELDDGAMLALGFPLGFFGSGYFSGIGPFLTELFPTRVRGTGQGFAYGVGRGVGAFFPMLVGVLGATMPLGRAIGAFAVGAYALLIVAAVLLPETRGRILRAG; this is translated from the coding sequence ATGACGAGCGGGTGGTTCACGGGGATGTCGCCGCCCGAGCGGCGCACGTTCTGGTCGTGCTTCTGGGGCTGGGCCCTCGATGCGATGGACGTCCAGATCTACAGCCTCGTGATCCCGACGATCCTCGCGGTCTGGAGCCTCTCGACGAGCGAAGCGGGCGAGATCGCGACCGCGACGCTGGTGTCCTCGGCGGTCGGCGGATGGATCGCGGGCGCGCTCGCCGATCGCATCGGCCGGGTGCGCACGCTGCAGCTCACGATCCTGTGGTTCTCGATCTTCACGCTGGTGTGCAGCGTCGCGCAGCGCTTCGAGCACCTGCTGCTCGCGCGCACGCTCATGGGGCTCGGCTTCGGCGGCGAGTGGACCGCGGGCGCCGTGCTGATCGGCGAGGTGATCCGCCCCGAGCACCGCGGTCGCGCGGTCGGAACGGTGCAGTCGGGATGGGCGGTCGGCTGGGCGCTCGCGCTCGTCGCGCAGACCGTGACGTTCCAGATCTTCGAGCCGGAGATCGCATGGCGCGCGCTCTTCGTCGTGGGGGTCGCGCCGGCGGTGATGGTCTTCTTCCTCCGCCGCTTCGTGACCGAGCCTCGCGTGTTCGAAGAGACGCGAGAGCTCGGCGAGCGCCCTCGGGTGCGCGAGATCTTCGCGCGACCGGTGCTGCGCATCACGATCCTGACGTCGCTGCTCACCACGGGCGCGCAGGGCGGCTACTACGCGATCGCGACCTGGCTCCCGACCTACCTCGAGACCGAGCGCGGCTTCGGCGCGCTGCACACGAGCGCGTCGCTCGCGGTCGTGATCGCAGGCTCGTTCACCGGCTATCTCGCGGGCGCGCACCTCGCGGATCGCATCGGGCGTCGCGGGCTCTTCGTCGTGTTCGCGATCTGCGCCACCGCGATCGTCTTCGTGTACACGAGCGTCGAGCTCGACGACGGGGCGATGCTGGCGCTCGGCTTTCCCCTCGGGTTCTTCGGCTCCGGATACTTCAGCGGCATCGGGCCCTTCCTGACCGAGCTCTTTCCGACGCGGGTGCGCGGCACGGGACAAGGGTTCGCCTACGGCGTCGGGCGCGGCGTGGGCGCGTTCTTCCCGATGCTGGTCGGCGTGCTCGGCGCGACGATGCCGCTCGGCCGCGCGATCGGCGCGTTCGCAGTGGGCGCGTACGCGCTGCTGATCGTGGCCGCCGTGCTGCTGCCCGAGACGAGAGGACGGATCCTCCGTGCCGGCTGA
- a CDS encoding phosphatase PAP2 family protein, whose translation MTRSSTATAFVSGIILCALGVTTVPAAAQDQPEPPHRAPLRTRIDGVAAPITGGLAAAALGAGVGIYVAPTSQSSPEAGVWRGGIVADEPFRDLLRASSPRGISIAGHVSDALMLGTIAYTALVDSLLVPLVQGDLDLAWQASLAHSLAFGLTLTAGGIVKRLANRARPYERECAANPDAPGCQSHDIYESFYSLHTGLAATSAGFSCALHLERNLYGDVGHDIASCGGSIAAATVTGLLRVVADRHYLSDVVIGGLLGFAVGYLVPMLVIPSRTSRLEGFSDEPRSDFAWSILPMAAPSDSGGFAAGASVFGTF comes from the coding sequence GTGACCCGCAGCAGCACCGCCACCGCGTTCGTCTCGGGGATCATCCTCTGCGCGCTCGGCGTCACCACGGTGCCAGCCGCTGCGCAGGACCAGCCGGAGCCGCCCCACCGCGCGCCGCTCCGCACACGGATCGACGGTGTCGCGGCGCCGATCACCGGCGGCCTCGCAGCGGCCGCGCTCGGCGCGGGCGTCGGCATCTACGTCGCGCCGACGTCGCAGAGCTCGCCCGAGGCCGGCGTGTGGCGCGGCGGCATCGTCGCCGACGAGCCGTTCCGCGATCTGCTGCGCGCGTCGAGCCCGCGCGGGATCAGCATCGCCGGCCACGTGAGCGACGCGCTCATGCTCGGCACGATCGCGTACACCGCGCTCGTCGACTCGCTGCTCGTGCCGCTGGTGCAGGGCGATCTCGATCTCGCGTGGCAGGCCTCGCTCGCGCACTCGCTCGCGTTCGGTCTCACGCTGACCGCGGGCGGCATCGTGAAGCGCCTCGCCAACCGCGCGCGCCCCTACGAGCGCGAGTGCGCCGCGAACCCGGACGCGCCGGGCTGCCAGTCGCACGACATCTACGAGAGCTTCTACAGCCTGCACACCGGCCTCGCGGCGACGTCCGCGGGCTTCTCGTGCGCGCTGCACCTCGAGCGCAACCTCTACGGCGACGTGGGCCACGACATCGCGTCGTGCGGCGGGTCGATCGCGGCGGCGACGGTCACCGGTCTGCTGCGCGTCGTCGCGGACCGTCACTACCTCTCCGACGTGGTGATCGGCGGCCTGCTCGGCTTCGCGGTGGGCTACCTGGTGCCGATGCTCGTGATCCCCTCGCGCACGTCGCGCCTCGAGGGCTTCAGCGACGAGCCGCGCTCCGACTTCGCGTGGTCGATCCTGCCGATGGCGGCCCCCAGTGACTCGGGTGGGTTCGCGGCGGGCGCGTCGGTCTTCGGCACGTTCTGA
- a CDS encoding acyl-CoA dehydrogenase, with product MDRTGALATPELQPFLPMLYVAWADDALSADDLRVLRARLEAQPWLKPALRLALEEWLDPARPPSATELAMLRRALERAVGTMRPTRRVSLAQLASAMVDGHASEAATHALAEIESLLALDAAHAIDDVITPYEHEAPRPFERGPRPDVAALRALLDGRHAGVRAKVRAFLAEPARRAAYGLSKEEHRAMVRGWLDELAKDVGMGALASPGVTTDAPDLGGYLAAFETLAYGDLSLLIKNGVQWGLFGGSIFFLGDDAQRAKYLPDVASLRLLGCFAMSEVGHGSNVADLETIARYDAESDEIVVHTPSESARKDWAGNAARDARMATVFAQLEVAGERHGVHAVLVPIRDANGAELPGVRTGDCGHKMGLNGVDNGRIWFDHVRVPRASLLSRHARITELGTYESPIASPGKRFFTMLGTLVGGRVSVAAAAVSASKVGLAIAIRYASERRQFGPTKEPETLLLEYPTHQRRLLIPLATTYALSFAIDELRESYLHAQREGAKDTRELEAHAAGLKAIATWHATKTLQACREACGGQGYLSVNRLADLKSDTDVFTTFEGDNTVLLQLVARELLAKYAKRFTGGPVALVRALASAAVLTMREKAPFRAHRADEASLRDPEMQRSALAWREESLLRSAAARAKKRSDAGMDAQDVLMELQEHLVALAEAHVERRVMDAIAGAVERAEGDTREWLARLRDLHALSTLEARAAWFVENGELDGGQTRAIRKLVPKIARELRDVAVPLVDAFGIPDACLAAPIAFHDPAHPRW from the coding sequence ATGGACCGCACCGGCGCGCTCGCGACCCCCGAGCTCCAACCCTTCCTCCCGATGCTCTACGTCGCGTGGGCCGACGATGCGCTCTCGGCCGACGACCTGCGCGTGCTGCGCGCGCGGCTCGAGGCGCAGCCGTGGCTGAAGCCCGCGCTGCGCCTCGCGCTCGAGGAGTGGCTCGACCCCGCGCGACCTCCGAGCGCGACGGAGCTCGCGATGCTGCGGCGCGCCCTCGAGCGTGCGGTCGGCACGATGCGCCCGACGCGTCGCGTCTCGCTCGCCCAGCTCGCGTCGGCGATGGTCGACGGTCACGCGAGCGAGGCGGCGACCCACGCGCTCGCGGAGATCGAGTCGCTGCTCGCGCTCGACGCGGCCCACGCGATCGACGACGTGATCACGCCGTACGAGCACGAGGCGCCGCGGCCCTTCGAGCGCGGACCGCGCCCCGACGTCGCCGCACTCCGCGCCTTGCTCGACGGCCGTCACGCCGGCGTGCGTGCGAAGGTCCGCGCGTTCCTCGCCGAGCCCGCGCGTCGCGCCGCGTACGGCCTGTCGAAGGAGGAGCATCGCGCGATGGTGCGCGGCTGGCTCGACGAGCTCGCGAAGGACGTCGGCATGGGCGCGCTCGCCTCTCCCGGCGTGACCACCGACGCCCCCGATCTCGGCGGCTATCTCGCCGCGTTCGAGACGCTCGCGTACGGCGATCTCTCGCTGCTCATCAAGAACGGCGTGCAGTGGGGGCTCTTCGGCGGATCGATCTTCTTCCTCGGCGACGACGCGCAGCGCGCGAAGTACCTGCCCGACGTCGCGTCGCTGCGCCTGCTCGGCTGCTTCGCGATGAGCGAGGTCGGGCACGGCTCGAACGTCGCCGACCTCGAGACGATCGCGCGCTACGACGCGGAGAGCGACGAGATCGTCGTGCACACGCCGAGCGAGAGCGCGCGCAAGGACTGGGCGGGCAACGCAGCTCGCGATGCGCGGATGGCGACGGTGTTCGCGCAGCTCGAGGTCGCGGGGGAGCGCCACGGCGTGCACGCCGTACTGGTGCCGATCCGCGACGCGAACGGCGCGGAGCTGCCCGGTGTCCGCACCGGCGACTGCGGGCACAAGATGGGCCTCAACGGCGTCGACAACGGCCGCATCTGGTTCGACCACGTCCGGGTGCCGCGCGCGAGCCTGCTCTCGCGGCACGCGCGCATCACCGAGCTCGGCACCTACGAGAGCCCGATCGCGAGCCCCGGCAAGCGCTTCTTCACGATGCTCGGCACGCTGGTCGGCGGGCGCGTGTCGGTCGCGGCGGCCGCGGTGTCGGCGTCGAAGGTGGGCCTCGCGATCGCGATTCGTTATGCCTCGGAGCGCCGTCAATTCGGGCCGACGAAGGAGCCCGAGACGCTGCTGCTCGAGTATCCGACGCACCAGCGCCGACTGCTGATCCCGCTCGCGACGACGTACGCGCTCTCGTTCGCGATCGACGAGCTGCGCGAGTCGTACCTGCACGCGCAGCGCGAGGGCGCGAAGGACACGCGCGAGCTCGAGGCGCACGCGGCGGGGCTCAAGGCGATCGCGACGTGGCACGCGACGAAGACGCTCCAGGCGTGTCGCGAGGCGTGCGGAGGGCAGGGCTATCTGTCGGTGAACCGGCTCGCCGATCTGAAGAGCGACACCGACGTGTTCACGACGTTCGAGGGCGACAACACGGTGCTGCTCCAGCTCGTCGCGCGCGAGCTGCTCGCGAAGTACGCGAAGCGCTTCACCGGAGGGCCGGTCGCGCTGGTGCGCGCGCTCGCGTCGGCCGCGGTGCTCACGATGCGCGAGAAGGCGCCGTTCCGCGCGCATCGCGCCGACGAGGCGAGCCTGCGCGATCCCGAGATGCAGCGCTCGGCGCTCGCGTGGCGCGAGGAGTCGCTGCTGCGCAGCGCGGCGGCGCGCGCGAAGAAGCGCAGCGACGCGGGCATGGACGCGCAGGACGTGTTGATGGAGCTCCAGGAGCACCTCGTCGCGCTCGCGGAGGCGCACGTCGAGCGCCGGGTGATGGACGCGATCGCGGGCGCGGTCGAGCGCGCGGAGGGCGACACGCGCGAGTGGCTCGCGAGGCTGCGCGATCTGCACGCGCTCTCGACGCTCGAAGCGCGCGCCGCGTGGTTCGTGGAGAACGGCGAGCTCGACGGAGGTCAGACCCGCGCGATCCGCAAGCTGGTCCCGAAGATCGCGCGCGAGCTGCGCGACGTCGCGGTCCCGCTGGTCGACGCGTTCGGCATCCCCGACGCCTGTCTCGCGGCACCGATCGCATTCCACGACCCGGCGCACCCCCGTTGGTGA